The following coding sequences are from one Nicotiana tomentosiformis chromosome 3, ASM39032v3, whole genome shotgun sequence window:
- the LOC104118455 gene encoding uncharacterized protein, with product MQASRALSQSPSFECYSNRNLAEIADRVVEEFRAENGTEADFLVEDDGGFSCFETGRNLNEKVEEEEDKDENHEEEKEDDDEFEFSFVKESEFSPVAADEIFDNGQIRPIYPIFNRDLLLQHSGFMNGSSNSNTNSNSTSEEASARPRSIRLPLRKLFMEEEREANSSCSSSEADDLEGIPPGTYCVWRPKEEEKSAGGCKKSNSTGSSKRWKFRDLIHRSNSDGKDTFVFLTPSPKKGGKNKAEKTTTDAPKVAAKSKGVPAGEGYPAMHYVKNGGEKRKSYLPYRQDLVGFFANMNGLSRNVQPF from the coding sequence ATGCAGGCGAGCCGGGCGTTATCACAGTCTCCGAGTTTCGAATGTTATTCCAATAGGAATCTAGCTGAAATTGCTGATAGAGTTGTTGAAGAGTTCAGGGCTGAAAATGGAACTGAAGCGGATTTTCTTGTTGAAGATGATGGAGGTTTCAGTTGCTTTGAAACTGGAAGAAATTTGAATGAGAAAGTGGAAGAGGAGGAGGATAAGGATGAGAATCAcgaggaagaaaaagaagatgacGATGAATTTGAGTTTTCTTTTGTAAAAGAGTCCGAATTTTCACCGGTTGCAGCTGATGAAATCTTTGACAACGGACAGATCCGTCCAATTTACCCGATTTTCAATAGAGATTTGTTGTTACAACACAGTGGTTTCATGAACGGTAGCTCTAATTCGAATACGAACTCGAATTCGACGTCTGAGGAGGCTTCTGCTCGGCCGAGATCAATTCGGCTTCCGTTAAGGAAGCTTTTCATGGAAGAAGAGCGAGAAGCTAACTCGTCGTGCTCTTCGTCTGAAGCCGACGACCTCGAAGGGATTCCGCCGGGAACGTACTGCGTGTGGAGGCCTAAGGAGGAGGAAAAGTCTGCTGGAGGTTGTAAGAAGAGCAATTCCACAGGTTCCTCAAAACGCTGGAAGTTTCGTGATCTCATTCACCGGAGCAATAGTGACGGCAAGGACACTTTCGTCTTTTTGACTCCTTCGCCCAAAAAGGGAGGAAAAAACAAAGCAGAAAAGACGACGACTGATGCTCCAAAGGTCGCCGCAAAATCAAAGGGCGTTCCGGCGGGTGAAGGTTACCCGGCGATGCATTACGTGAAGAACGGAGGCGAGAAAAGGAAATCCTACTTACCGTACAGGCAAGATCTAGTAGGCTTCTTTGCTAATATGAATGGGTTGAGCCGGAATGTACAGCCATTCTGA